The Leadbettera azotonutricia ZAS-9 genome has a window encoding:
- a CDS encoding DNA-directed RNA polymerase subunit alpha yields MARKNLLKGFKRPKTITLEHSELKPNYGRFIAAPFEPGFGTTVGNTLRRVLLSSIQGYAITAVKINSYGADGVAHNVSSEFETIPNIVEDTLEVINNLKQIRLKLPDDVEQDVLIYEWSGKGEIKSNDFARQGQVEVLSVGQHIMTLMENAKIEFEVQIDLGRGYVPSETNERYIDVIGTIPLDAIYSPVKKVKFAVEPTRVGQRSDYDKLVLEIWTDGTIKPDDALAEAAKIAKEHLTMFINFDENTFGSDDDIDDDDIRISQILNTPVEELELSVRSSNCLKNANIKTIGELTRKTEDDIAKTRNFGKKSLQEIKEKLKEWNLSLGITDLNVLKNAVRVTPQKEAEDEA; encoded by the coding sequence ATGGCCCGTAAGAACCTCCTTAAAGGATTCAAACGTCCGAAGACCATTACTCTTGAGCATAGTGAACTTAAGCCGAATTACGGCCGGTTCATTGCGGCTCCCTTTGAACCGGGATTCGGAACGACCGTGGGGAATACCCTGCGCCGGGTTCTTCTATCGTCCATTCAGGGATATGCGATTACCGCAGTCAAGATCAATTCCTATGGCGCGGACGGGGTTGCCCACAATGTGTCCAGCGAATTTGAGACTATCCCCAATATCGTGGAGGACACCCTCGAGGTTATCAACAACCTCAAGCAGATTAGGCTCAAGCTCCCCGACGATGTGGAGCAGGATGTCCTCATCTACGAATGGTCAGGCAAGGGCGAGATAAAGAGCAATGATTTTGCCCGCCAGGGGCAGGTCGAAGTCCTGAGCGTCGGCCAGCACATCATGACCCTCATGGAGAATGCAAAGATCGAATTTGAAGTCCAGATCGATCTTGGAAGGGGCTATGTGCCTTCCGAAACCAATGAGCGCTATATTGATGTCATTGGCACTATCCCCCTGGACGCCATATACTCGCCGGTAAAAAAGGTCAAGTTTGCGGTGGAGCCCACACGGGTTGGCCAGCGTTCGGATTATGACAAGCTGGTGCTCGAGATATGGACAGACGGGACCATCAAACCCGATGACGCCCTGGCCGAAGCCGCCAAGATCGCCAAGGAACACCTCACCATGTTCATCAATTTTGATGAAAACACTTTTGGTTCCGACGACGACATTGACGACGACGATATCAGGATCAGCCAGATCCTCAATACCCCCGTGGAAGAGCTGGAGCTTTCTGTCCGTTCCTCCAACTGTCTCAAGAACGCGAATATTAAAACTATAGGCGAATTGACCCGAAAAACCGAAGACGATATCGCCAAGACCCGTAATTTCGGGAAGAAATCCCTCCAGGAGATCAAAGAAAAGCTCAAGGAGTGGAATTTAAGCCTGGGGATAACCGACTTGAATGTGCTGAAAAACGCGGTCAGGGTTACGCCTCAAAAGGAAGCAGAAGATGAAGCATAG
- the rpsD gene encoding 30S ribosomal protein S4 has product MARYTGPVCRLCRTEQKKLMLKGHRCLSDKCPINKKRPAPGKDPKARPGKRSDYGVQLREKQKLKRIYGMQEKQFSLFFERALRMPGITGENLFALLERRLDNVVYRMRFAVSRSQARQIVLHGHVTVNGKRVDVPSYLVKAEDTIEIEESSKGLIIIKDALKEFGKSGVMPWLQLDPDAMKGKFLAVPRRGDITDLGDIKEQMIVELYSK; this is encoded by the coding sequence ATGGCAAGATATACTGGCCCCGTTTGCCGGCTCTGCCGGACGGAACAGAAAAAACTGATGCTCAAAGGCCACCGCTGCCTGAGCGATAAATGCCCCATCAACAAGAAAAGGCCCGCGCCCGGCAAGGATCCGAAAGCCCGGCCCGGCAAAAGGTCCGACTACGGGGTGCAGCTCAGGGAGAAGCAGAAGCTCAAGAGAATTTACGGCATGCAGGAAAAGCAGTTCAGCCTCTTCTTCGAAAGAGCTCTGCGTATGCCCGGCATTACCGGTGAAAACCTCTTTGCCCTGCTGGAACGCCGGCTGGACAATGTGGTCTACCGCATGCGATTCGCTGTAAGCCGCAGCCAGGCCCGGCAGATCGTGCTTCATGGGCATGTAACGGTGAATGGCAAGAGGGTCGATGTACCTTCCTATCTCGTGAAGGCTGAAGACACAATCGAAATTGAAGAGTCCAGCAAAGGCCTTATCATAATCAAAGACGCGCTGAAGGAATTCGGCAAATCCGGTGTTATGCCATGGCTTCAGCTTGATCCTGATGCGATGAAAGGAAAGTTCCTTGCAGTGCCCCGGAGAGGTGATATCACCGATCTTGGGGATATCAAAGAACAGATGATCGTCGAATTATATTCTAAATAA
- the rpsK gene encoding 30S ribosomal protein S11, whose translation MAGTTKKKKEKKSVYEGNVYIQATFNNTIVTITDLMGNTISWSSSGMLQFRGAKKSTPFAAQTVTETAAQKAMQVGLREVHVFVKGPGIGRESAIRQLGALGIKVKSINDVTPIPHNGCRPRKTRRI comes from the coding sequence GTGGCTGGTACTACCAAAAAGAAGAAAGAGAAAAAGTCCGTTTATGAGGGGAATGTCTATATTCAGGCAACCTTCAATAATACTATCGTAACCATTACCGACCTTATGGGAAACACAATTTCCTGGTCCAGTTCGGGTATGCTTCAGTTCAGGGGCGCCAAGAAGTCCACCCCCTTTGCGGCGCAGACTGTAACCGAGACTGCCGCCCAGAAGGCCATGCAGGTAGGGCTTCGGGAAGTTCATGTTTTCGTGAAGGGCCCGGGCATAGGGCGCGAGTCGGCAATACGCCAGCTCGGCGCCCTGGGTATAAAGGTCAAATCCATCAATGACGTAACTCCGATACCGCATAACGGCTGCCGGCCTCGGAAGACACGCCGCATCTAA
- the rpsM gene encoding 30S ribosomal protein S13 — MARLVGVDLPNKHVNIALTYVYGIGRSSADEICVKAKIDPMRKINDLSQEELNELRTILEADYKVEGRLRTEIALNIKRLMDIGCYRGLRHRKGLPLRGQRTRTNARTRKGKKKTVAGKKK, encoded by the coding sequence ATGGCGCGTCTAGTGGGGGTTGACCTCCCGAACAAGCATGTGAACATAGCCTTGACCTATGTCTACGGCATTGGCAGATCCAGTGCCGATGAAATTTGCGTTAAGGCTAAAATCGATCCCATGAGGAAGATCAACGATCTTTCCCAGGAGGAACTCAACGAACTCAGGACTATCCTTGAGGCAGATTATAAGGTCGAAGGCCGCCTCCGTACGGAGATTGCCCTCAACATTAAGCGCCTCATGGACATAGGCTGCTACCGGGGTTTGAGGCACCGCAAGGGCCTTCCGCTCCGGGGCCAGCGCACCCGTACCAATGCCCGCACCCGCAAGGGCAAGAAAAAGACCGTTGCCGGTAAGAAGAAGTAA
- the rpmJ gene encoding 50S ribosomal protein L36 encodes MKVRTSVKPICDKCKVIKRNGIVRIVCQNPKHKQKQG; translated from the coding sequence ATGAAAGTCCGGACAAGTGTGAAGCCTATTTGCGATAAGTGCAAGGTGATAAAGCGGAACGGCATAGTCCGTATCGTTTGTCAGAATCCCAAGCATAAGCAGAAGCAGGGTTAG
- the secY gene encoding preprotein translocase subunit SecY, giving the protein MANPLVGIFRVKELRERIIFTALMLVVFRVGAVLPIPGINVQELNAYFLSQANSGNAIVDYLDFFAGGAFSNFSVFMLGIMPYISMSIIMQLLIIVFPRLKKISQEEGGRKKIQSYQRMGTIVVSLIQSFAVTQYAQSISRSVENLLSMNIVPFTLIAMLTVTTGTMFLMWIGEQITQRGIGNGISLLIFAGIVARLPQALWELMQRVRSGDLNLVFVIVVFVMFVAVVALVVFEQQGQRKIQVNYAKRVVGRRMYGAQNTYIPFKINPSGVIPVIFASSILTFPLQIASTIGGNVPWLAAVSNVLTPRGPLYNVLYVILIIFFAYFYTQVSLNPIEIAKNIRENGGSIPGIRSERIEEYLTKILNRIVLPGSLYLALIAVIPTFIQWAFNFPSSISYLMGGTSLLILVGVDLDTMSQVEGLLKMHHHEGLTRKGRLRGRNL; this is encoded by the coding sequence ATGGCTAATCCATTAGTCGGTATCTTCAGGGTAAAGGAACTCAGGGAGCGCATCATCTTTACTGCTCTGATGCTGGTGGTGTTCAGGGTCGGCGCGGTGCTTCCCATACCCGGGATCAACGTGCAGGAGCTGAACGCTTATTTCCTTTCCCAGGCGAATTCGGGGAACGCCATCGTGGACTACCTCGACTTCTTTGCCGGCGGCGCTTTTTCCAACTTTTCTGTGTTCATGCTGGGGATCATGCCCTATATCTCCATGTCCATCATCATGCAGCTTCTCATCATCGTGTTTCCCAGGCTGAAGAAAATCTCCCAGGAAGAGGGGGGTCGGAAGAAGATCCAGTCCTACCAGCGAATGGGAACCATAGTGGTCAGCCTGATTCAGTCCTTTGCCGTGACCCAGTATGCCCAGAGCATTTCAAGGAGCGTTGAAAACCTCCTTTCCATGAATATCGTGCCCTTTACGCTTATCGCTATGCTCACGGTAACCACAGGAACTATGTTCCTCATGTGGATAGGTGAGCAGATCACCCAGCGGGGCATCGGGAATGGCATTTCCCTTCTCATCTTCGCCGGCATCGTGGCTCGTCTGCCCCAAGCATTGTGGGAGCTCATGCAGCGGGTGCGGAGCGGAGACCTCAACCTGGTGTTCGTCATCGTAGTTTTTGTGATGTTCGTGGCGGTTGTCGCGCTGGTCGTGTTTGAGCAGCAGGGACAGCGCAAGATTCAGGTGAACTATGCCAAACGGGTTGTGGGCCGCCGCATGTACGGCGCCCAGAATACATATATCCCCTTCAAGATCAATCCTTCAGGGGTTATTCCCGTCATTTTTGCTTCCTCTATTCTCACTTTCCCCCTGCAAATAGCTTCGACTATAGGCGGGAATGTGCCTTGGCTGGCGGCGGTTTCCAATGTTTTGACTCCCCGAGGTCCCCTGTACAATGTCCTGTACGTGATTCTCATCATATTCTTCGCCTATTTCTATACCCAGGTAAGCTTGAATCCCATAGAAATTGCCAAGAACATTAGGGAGAACGGCGGTTCCATACCGGGCATCAGGTCCGAGCGTATTGAGGAATATCTTACCAAGATCCTCAACCGCATCGTGCTTCCCGGTTCGCTTTATTTGGCCCTTATTGCGGTTATACCGACCTTTATCCAATGGGCCTTTAACTTCCCTTCGTCCATTTCGTACCTCATGGGCGGCACTTCCCTCCTCATCCTGGTAGGCGTTGACCTCGATACCATGAGCCAGGTGGAGGGCCTTCTCAAGATGCATCATCACGAGGGACTCACAAGGAAGGGACGGCTCAGGGGACGGAACCTGTAG
- the rplO gene encoding 50S ribosomal protein L15, producing the protein MHDFNLHAPEGANKKKRIIGRGQGSGRGTTAGKGNKGQKSRSGGKTYVGFEGGQMPLYRRLAHRGFSNYPFKKTYQVVNLGEIDKRFDSGDTVDEASLLKSGLVKGASPVKILGDGDLTKKLSFKIAHISASAKEKILKAEGTIDG; encoded by the coding sequence ATGCACGATTTTAATTTGCACGCCCCCGAGGGCGCCAATAAAAAGAAGCGTATCATAGGACGGGGCCAGGGCTCAGGCCGTGGTACCACTGCCGGAAAAGGCAACAAAGGGCAGAAATCCCGTTCGGGTGGAAAGACCTATGTCGGGTTCGAAGGCGGCCAGATGCCCCTCTACCGGCGCTTGGCCCACCGGGGCTTCTCAAACTATCCTTTCAAGAAAACTTACCAGGTGGTTAACCTGGGCGAGATTGACAAACGTTTTGACTCAGGCGATACGGTGGACGAAGCTTCTCTCCTTAAGAGCGGCCTCGTTAAGGGCGCCAGCCCGGTCAAGATCCTCGGCGACGGGGATCTCACCAAGAAGCTCAGCTTCAAAATCGCCCACATTTCCGCATCTGCCAAAGAAAAAATCCTTAAGGCCGAGGGAACCATAGATGGCTAA
- the rpmD gene encoding 50S ribosomal protein L30: protein MAKIRIKLVKSVIGSLPKQRATVRALGLRKIGSSSEQEASSAILGMVKVVSHLVSVEEIK, encoded by the coding sequence ATGGCAAAAATACGGATTAAGCTCGTCAAGAGTGTTATAGGATCCCTGCCCAAACAGCGGGCCACTGTCCGCGCCCTGGGTTTGCGGAAGATAGGATCTTCCTCCGAGCAGGAGGCAAGCTCCGCAATTCTCGGCATGGTGAAGGTTGTTTCCCATTTGGTCTCTGTTGAGGAGATAAAGTAA
- the rpsE gene encoding 30S ribosomal protein S5 codes for MENAQGRDEGREGRGDGRRGGGRDRNRDRDRDAAEKEFIEKLVKLNRTAKVVKGGRRFSFSALTVIGDRKGKVGFGFGKANDVSEAIRKSIDRAKRNLILLPVKNGTIPHEIEGVFKASRVLLKPACSGTGIIAGGPVRAIMEAGGVTDVLSKSIGASSQYNVVKATFDCISKMLDARSVSKNRGKSLKEFWG; via the coding sequence ATGGAAAACGCGCAGGGTAGAGACGAAGGAAGAGAAGGCAGGGGCGATGGCCGCAGGGGCGGAGGACGGGACAGAAACCGCGATCGCGACCGGGACGCCGCCGAAAAAGAATTCATTGAGAAGCTTGTCAAGCTCAACCGTACCGCCAAGGTCGTGAAGGGCGGGCGCAGGTTCTCCTTCTCCGCACTCACCGTCATTGGCGACAGGAAGGGCAAAGTGGGCTTCGGCTTCGGCAAGGCCAACGATGTTTCCGAAGCCATACGCAAGAGCATAGACAGGGCCAAGAGGAACCTCATCCTCCTCCCGGTGAAGAACGGGACCATCCCCCACGAAATCGAGGGGGTGTTCAAGGCTTCGCGGGTGCTTTTAAAGCCCGCTTGTTCAGGAACCGGTATCATAGCCGGCGGCCCTGTGCGGGCCATCATGGAAGCTGGGGGCGTTACGGATGTGCTTTCAAAGTCCATTGGCGCTTCGAGCCAGTATAACGTGGTCAAGGCTACCTTCGACTGCATCAGCAAGATGCTGGATGCCAGAAGCGTATCCAAAAACCGGGGCAAGTCCCTCAAGGAATTCTGGGGATAA
- the rplR gene encoding 50S ribosomal protein L18 has translation MLRKMVEKDRKRLKRKTHIRKAVSGTAERPRMSVFRSNKNLSIQIIDDDKGNTLASVSTLEKEFKALKPNITGASQLGEIMGKRLIEKNIKTVVFDRNGYLYHGVVKAMADGVRKAGIQF, from the coding sequence ATGCTGCGAAAAATGGTCGAGAAAGACAGAAAACGGCTTAAGAGGAAGACCCATATCCGCAAGGCGGTTTCGGGCACTGCCGAGCGCCCGAGGATGAGCGTCTTCAGGAGCAATAAGAACCTCTCCATCCAGATCATCGACGATGACAAAGGCAACACTTTGGCTTCTGTCTCCACTCTGGAAAAAGAGTTTAAGGCCCTCAAGCCGAATATAACCGGCGCTTCCCAGCTTGGCGAAATCATGGGAAAACGCCTTATCGAAAAGAATATCAAGACAGTCGTGTTCGACAGGAACGGCTATTTGTATCACGGCGTGGTTAAGGCCATGGCCGATGGAGTCCGCAAAGCCGGGATCCAGTTTTAG
- the rplF gene encoding 50S ribosomal protein L6, with amino-acid sequence MSRIGRIPVKVPKGVKVSFANEVMTVEGPKGKLTQKYHPIIQFEDKGDEIVVSRPNEEKQTKSFHGLYRNLLNNMVTGVSTGFTKVLLITGVGYRAEVQGKLLVMSLGYSSDIFVGIPGDLTVTADANGRVTVTGIDKQRVGELASQIRKLRLPEPYKGKGIRYDNEQIRRKVGKSGVK; translated from the coding sequence ATGTCGCGTATAGGAAGAATACCGGTGAAAGTCCCCAAGGGCGTCAAAGTCAGCTTCGCCAACGAAGTGATGACAGTCGAAGGCCCCAAGGGAAAGCTCACTCAAAAGTACCATCCCATTATCCAGTTTGAGGATAAAGGCGATGAAATCGTTGTCAGCCGGCCCAATGAGGAAAAGCAGACCAAGTCCTTTCATGGGCTGTACCGCAATCTCCTCAATAATATGGTTACCGGGGTATCCACAGGGTTCACCAAGGTGCTCCTTATCACCGGTGTGGGTTACCGCGCCGAAGTGCAGGGCAAGCTCCTGGTGATGAGCCTCGGCTATTCCAGCGATATTTTCGTGGGCATACCCGGGGACCTTACCGTAACTGCCGATGCCAATGGCAGGGTAACAGTTACCGGCATCGACAAGCAGAGGGTGGGCGAACTTGCCTCCCAGATCCGCAAGCTCCGGCTTCCTGAGCCTTACAAGGGCAAGGGCATCCGTTATGACAACGAACAGATCAGAAGGAAAGTCGGCAAGTCCGGCGTTAAATAG
- the rpsH gene encoding 30S ribosomal protein S8, whose protein sequence is MSVSDPVADMLTKIRNAGMAGHEKVDIPTSKLKLEIVKILKTEGYIKNFKKASQEGANVIRVFLKYDEKTGPIIHGIEKVSKPGRRVYMGYKTMPRVLNGYGTLIVSTSMGVTTGKKAAEKKVGGEIICTVW, encoded by the coding sequence ATGAGCGTTTCTGATCCCGTTGCGGATATGCTGACCAAAATCCGGAATGCCGGAATGGCAGGACATGAAAAAGTTGATATCCCCACCTCCAAACTCAAGCTTGAGATTGTGAAGATCCTAAAGACCGAAGGGTATATCAAGAATTTCAAGAAGGCCAGCCAGGAAGGGGCCAATGTGATCCGAGTCTTCCTCAAATACGATGAGAAGACCGGCCCCATTATCCATGGCATAGAGAAAGTTTCCAAACCCGGACGCCGGGTTTATATGGGCTATAAAACCATGCCCAGGGTGTTGAATGGTTACGGAACCCTTATCGTTTCAACTTCGATGGGGGTTACCACCGGCAAGAAGGCCGCCGAAAAGAAAGTCGGCGGCGAAATAATCTGTACCGTCTGGTAA
- a CDS encoding type Z 30S ribosomal protein S14, translated as MARKAMIIKALRTPKYKTRKVNRCRICGRARGYLRKFEMCRLCFRKLASEGLIPGVTKSSW; from the coding sequence ATGGCAAGAAAAGCGATGATTATTAAGGCGCTCAGGACGCCTAAATATAAAACCAGGAAAGTCAACCGCTGCCGTATCTGCGGCAGGGCCCGGGGCTATTTAAGGAAATTTGAGATGTGCCGTCTCTGCTTCCGCAAATTGGCGAGCGAGGGACTTATTCCCGGCGTTACAAAATCAAGTTGGTAG
- the rplE gene encoding 50S ribosomal protein L5 — protein MKGYEPRLKKIYRDTIAPEMLKDFSYKSVMQIPRLHKIVVSMGVGEALVNKKLLDAAIDDLTLITGQKAVKTKARKSIANFKIRAGQEIGARVTLRGTMMYEFMDRLVNVALPRVKDFRGINQNAFDGHGNYSMGIIEQIIFPEIDFDKIERVAGLNIAIVTTAKTDAEAKAFLTKFGMPFRK, from the coding sequence ATGAAAGGTTATGAACCCCGGCTCAAGAAGATATACCGGGATACTATAGCCCCCGAGATGTTGAAGGATTTTTCCTACAAATCGGTCATGCAGATACCCAGGCTCCACAAGATTGTGGTGAGCATGGGCGTGGGCGAGGCCCTGGTGAACAAGAAGCTTCTGGACGCGGCCATAGACGACCTTACCCTCATCACCGGGCAAAAGGCCGTAAAGACCAAGGCCAGGAAGAGCATCGCAAACTTCAAGATCAGGGCAGGCCAGGAAATCGGCGCCAGGGTAACCTTGAGGGGAACCATGATGTACGAATTCATGGACAGGCTGGTGAATGTGGCCCTTCCCCGTGTCAAGGACTTCAGGGGCATCAACCAGAACGCTTTTGACGGGCATGGCAATTATTCCATGGGCATCATAGAGCAGATCATTTTCCCGGAAATAGACTTCGATAAAATAGAGCGCGTAGCCGGATTGAATATCGCCATCGTAACGACGGCGAAGACAGATGCGGAGGCCAAGGCCTTCCTCACCAAATTCGGCATGCCCTTCAGGAAATAA
- the rplX gene encoding 50S ribosomal protein L24: MAETAEHKFKLKKDDTVEIIAGKDKGKRGRILKILRDKDRVVVEGANIVKKAKKRKNQQDRGGIVEIEAALHISNVALVCKKCGPTRIGYKISGETKTRVCRKCGEAL; encoded by the coding sequence ATGGCTGAAACAGCGGAACATAAATTTAAACTGAAGAAAGACGACACCGTGGAGATTATCGCGGGCAAGGACAAGGGTAAGCGCGGGCGCATACTCAAGATCCTCCGCGACAAGGACAGGGTGGTGGTAGAAGGCGCCAACATCGTCAAAAAGGCGAAGAAGCGCAAGAACCAGCAGGACAGGGGCGGCATTGTGGAAATCGAAGCGGCCCTCCACATCTCCAATGTGGCTTTGGTCTGCAAAAAATGCGGACCTACCCGGATAGGCTATAAAATCAGCGGCGAGACCAAAACACGGGTCTGCCGGAAATGCGGGGAGGCGTTATAA
- the rplN gene encoding 50S ribosomal protein L14 has product MIQVESYLNVADNSGAKIVQCIKVLGGSKRKYASIGDIIVVAVKDALPTSAIKKGTVEKAVVVRTHKEYRRSDGTYIRFDDNACVIIDAALNPKGKRIFGPVARELREKGDYMKIVSLAPEVL; this is encoded by the coding sequence ATGATTCAAGTAGAGAGTTACCTGAATGTGGCGGACAATTCAGGAGCCAAGATAGTACAGTGCATCAAAGTTCTCGGCGGCTCCAAGCGGAAATATGCCAGCATTGGCGATATTATCGTGGTGGCCGTCAAAGATGCCCTGCCTACCTCGGCAATCAAGAAAGGAACCGTGGAAAAAGCGGTAGTGGTCAGAACTCACAAAGAGTACCGCCGTTCTGACGGAACCTACATCAGGTTTGACGATAACGCCTGTGTCATCATTGACGCGGCGCTTAACCCCAAGGGAAAGCGTATCTTCGGGCCTGTGGCCCGGGAGCTTCGGGAAAAGGGCGATTATATGAAGATCGTTTCCCTGGCCCCTGAGGTGTTATAG
- the rpsQ gene encoding 30S ribosomal protein S17, with product MAEEAAQAKSGKKEFVGIVKSDKMDKTIVVTIQTTALHPLYKKYVVKTKKVKAHDEKNDAKIGDRVRVVECRPISKEKCWKLAEILERAK from the coding sequence GTGGCAGAAGAAGCAGCACAGGCCAAAAGCGGCAAAAAGGAATTTGTAGGCATCGTAAAGAGCGACAAGATGGACAAGACCATTGTGGTGACTATTCAGACCACGGCCCTCCATCCCCTCTACAAGAAGTACGTGGTCAAGACCAAGAAGGTCAAGGCCCATGACGAGAAAAATGACGCCAAGATCGGCGACAGGGTACGGGTGGTTGAATGCCGGCCTATCAGCAAGGAAAAGTGCTGGAAGCTGGCGGAAATCCTGGAACGCGCCAAATAA
- the rpmC gene encoding 50S ribosomal protein L29, with product MKNSFKNLSFPELKVKREELNRKYHDFRFQMIIGHVENPLQKRTLRRQIARLNTLIRAQEIAQQGKALPQGGAKE from the coding sequence ATGAAGAATTCATTCAAGAACCTTTCGTTCCCCGAGCTTAAGGTAAAGCGGGAAGAACTCAACCGGAAGTACCATGATTTCCGGTTCCAGATGATTATCGGGCATGTGGAGAATCCCCTTCAAAAACGGACTCTCCGCCGTCAGATCGCCCGGCTTAACACCCTTATCCGCGCGCAGGAGATCGCCCAGCAGGGCAAGGCTCTGCCGCAGGGCGGGGCAAAGGAGTAA
- the rplP gene encoding 50S ribosomal protein L16: MLSPKRVKHRKVQRGNMPGNATRGNTIAFGDFALVSLDRMWITNRQIEAARIAMNRHIKRGGKLWIRIYPDKPYSKKPAETRMGKGKGAPEYWVAVVKPGTVMFELGGIDKALAEQAMKLAGAKLPIKSKFVARSDMELGA; this comes from the coding sequence ATGTTAAGCCCAAAGCGCGTTAAGCATCGAAAAGTACAGCGCGGGAATATGCCCGGGAATGCCACCCGGGGAAACACGATAGCCTTTGGCGATTTTGCCCTTGTTTCCCTTGATCGTATGTGGATCACCAACAGGCAGATCGAAGCCGCCCGTATTGCCATGAACAGGCACATCAAGAGGGGCGGCAAGCTCTGGATCAGGATTTACCCGGACAAGCCCTATTCGAAGAAGCCCGCTGAAACCCGCATGGGCAAAGGCAAGGGCGCTCCCGAATACTGGGTAGCCGTGGTAAAACCCGGAACCGTTATGTTTGAATTGGGCGGCATCGACAAGGCCCTGGCTGAACAGGCCATGAAATTAGCCGGCGCGAAGCTACCCATCAAATCCAAATTCGTTGCCCGTTCCGATATGGAACTGGGAGCCTAG
- the rpsC gene encoding 30S ribosomal protein S3, with protein MGQKVNPIGLRLGINKTWASIWYVDPKEYADTLHEDLRLRKFIMDLPETKGADIAELEIIRHPQRIIITIHTARPGVIIGVKGANIEKIGADLQKHVSKKVQIKIKEVRNADANSQIIAQNVARQLLARSSFRRTMKQAIQNAIKKGNAQGVKIRLSGRLGGAEMSRTEEAKEGRIPLHTLRADIDYGFAEAHTTFGAIGVKVWVYNGMKYGKEQKEDAGALVRKRRDRFPGRSN; from the coding sequence ATGGGACAGAAAGTAAACCCTATTGGGCTTCGCTTGGGAATCAATAAGACCTGGGCATCCATCTGGTATGTGGATCCCAAAGAATATGCCGATACCCTTCACGAAGATCTCAGGCTCCGCAAGTTCATCATGGACTTGCCCGAGACCAAGGGAGCGGATATTGCGGAGCTTGAAATTATCAGGCACCCCCAGCGCATTATCATCACCATTCACACTGCCCGCCCCGGCGTCATCATCGGCGTCAAAGGCGCGAACATCGAAAAAATCGGAGCGGATCTCCAGAAGCACGTTTCCAAAAAAGTGCAGATCAAGATAAAAGAAGTCCGCAATGCCGATGCCAATTCCCAGATCATAGCCCAGAATGTGGCTCGTCAGCTTTTGGCCCGTTCCTCGTTCAGGCGCACTATGAAACAGGCCATTCAGAACGCCATCAAGAAGGGCAATGCCCAGGGCGTGAAGATCAGGCTTTCGGGCCGCCTCGGTGGCGCTGAAATGTCCCGCACCGAGGAAGCCAAGGAAGGGCGCATACCCCTCCACACCCTCAGGGCGGATATCGATTACGGTTTTGCCGAAGCCCACACCACTTTCGGCGCCATCGGCGTCAAGGTCTGGGTGTACAACGGCATGAAATACGGCAAGGAACAGAAAGAAGACGCCGGCGCATTGGTGCGCAAGCGAAGGGACAGGTTCCCCGGGAGGAGTAATTAA
- the rplV gene encoding 50S ribosomal protein L22, which produces MANTEKSGYKAVTKYLIVSPFKIRPVADLIRRKPYTEAVSILENMPHKGARLIRKTVVSAASNALNQNKQLEEDMLYVKEIMIDEGPRMKRVWFRARGRADMLLKRLCHITVVIDETAKAGK; this is translated from the coding sequence ATGGCAAATACAGAGAAGAGCGGCTACAAAGCGGTAACCAAATACCTCATCGTTTCTCCTTTCAAGATCAGGCCTGTGGCCGACCTTATCAGGCGGAAACCCTATACAGAGGCAGTCTCCATTCTGGAGAATATGCCCCACAAAGGCGCAAGGCTGATACGGAAGACCGTGGTTTCCGCCGCATCCAACGCATTGAACCAGAACAAGCAGCTTGAAGAAGATATGCTTTACGTCAAGGAAATAATGATAGACGAAGGCCCCCGCATGAAGCGGGTATGGTTCCGCGCACGGGGCCGGGCCGACATGCTCCTTAAACGCTTGTGCCATATCACGGTGGTTATCGACGAAACTGCAAAGGCGGGGAAATAA